In a single window of the Rhodamnia argentea isolate NSW1041297 chromosome 2, ASM2092103v1, whole genome shotgun sequence genome:
- the LOC115737586 gene encoding cyclin-A2-3 isoform X2, producing MKKETLGTSTVGAVNGRVTRARGAAIHASEEIIVSESFRQSKQHDQNHASQEKPKRAISDGNGSAAKNAFAKRSKQTALQDVTNVCCNSLHKDCFNVTKIVARNGKKAGNAPVKVSKVIKSVSVEVLKPQSDLSAKTITEMVAKEPSSATVLQTIEQEEDASSWSSSAGCTITNSQLEKDFSGMSSQNQEKESLQEISTISEKPQVTNIDSDQKDPLLCSLYAPDIYSNLRVTELLRRPCCNFMDTVQKDITQSMRGILVDWLVEVSEEYKLYPDTLYLAVFLIDRFLSQNYIERRRLQLLGITCMLIASKYEEICAPRVEDFCFITDNTYTREEVLKMEGQLLKYFGFCIFAPTAKTFLRRFIRAAQALYTSPSLELEYLADYLAELTLVEYDFLSFLPSLVAASAVFLARWTLDDSRHPWNPTLEFYTSYKASDLKTTVSALQGLQLNAKECPLSAIRIKYRQQKFKSVALLPSTKTHEALF from the exons atgaaaaaggaaactCTAGGGACTAGTACCGTCGGAGCTGTTAATGGTCGAGTGACCCGTGCTCGAGGGGCTGCAATACATGCATCTGAGGAAATAATTGTTTCAGAATCATTTAGGCAGTCTAAACAGCACGATCAGAATCATGCTTCACAGGAGAAGCCAAAGAGAGCAATTTCGGATGGAAACGGCAGTGCTGCTAAAAATGCATTTGCAAAGCGAAGTAAGCAGACAGCCCTTCAAGACGTAACAAATGTTTGCTGCAACAGCTTACATAAAGACTGCTTCAATGTGACGAAAATAGTG GctagaaatgggaaaaaggcGGGGAATGCTCCAGTCAAGGTTTCCAAAGTGATTAAATCAGTTTCAGTGGAAGTCTTGAAGCCTCAGTCAGATTTAAGCGCAAAGACTATAACTGAAATGGTGGCCAAGGAACCGAGTTCAGCAACAGTTCTGCAGACAATCGAGCAGGAAGAAGATGCATCTTCATGGTCAAGCAGTGCTGGATGCACCATAACCAATTCTCAGCTTGAAAAAGATTTTTCTGgaatgtcttcacaaaatcaaG AGAAAGAAAGCCTTCAAGAGATATCAACGATCTCAGAGAAACCACAAGTTACCAATATTGATTCTGATCAAAAGGATCCTCTGTTATGCAGCCTTTATGCCCCGGACATTTACAGCAATCTACGTGTTACAGAG ctTCTCAGGAGACCTTGTTGTAATTTTATGGACACTGTCCAGAAAGATATCACTCAGAGCATGAGGGGGATCTTGGTTGACTGGCTTGTGGAG GTATCTGAGGAATATAAGTTGTACCCAGATACTCTATATCTCGCCGTGTTTCTGATTGACCGCTTTCTATCTCAAAATTACATTGAAAGACGGAGACTTCAGCTACTTGGCATCACTTGCATGCTAATCGCGTC GAAGTATGAAGAAATTTGTGCTCCGCGAGTCGAAGATTTTTGCTTTATCACAGACAATACTTACACCAGAGAAGAG GTATTGAAAATGGAGGGCCAACTACTGAAGTATTTTGGCTTCTGCATTTTTGCGCCCACTGCGAAAACTTTCCTTAG GAGATTCATTCGAGCAGCGCAGGCATTGTATACG AGCCCTAGTCTGGAATTGGAGTACTTGGCTGATTACCTTGCAGAGCTGACATTGGTTGAGTACGACTTCCTgagttttcttccttctctagTTGCTGCATCAGCTGTATTTCTTGCTAGATGGACACTGGATGACTCACGCCACCCTTGG AATCCGACGTTGGAATTCTATACATCTTATAAGGCCTCTGACCTGAAGACGACGGTATCTGCATTGCAAGGCCTGCAATTGAATGCAAAAGAATGTCCACTAAGTGCTATTCGTATCAAGTATCGGCAGCAGAAG TTCAAATCAGTGGCGCTTCTGCCTTCCACCAAAACCCATGAAGCGCTCTTCTGA
- the LOC115737548 gene encoding chromatin-remodeling complex subunit ies6, with protein sequence MEPEVIEAELVLPTYFSFKKTQIYEKYPKGQSSARRFKHLKQIIQAENIQSYPPDEPNYVNIESPPSMHPSKRICDITGYEAPYHDPRTKLRYANAGVFKVIRSLPSEYVQRYLALRNAAVVLR encoded by the exons atGGAGCCAGAGGTAATAGAAGCAGAACTTGTGTTGCCAACCTATTTCAGCTTCAAGAAGACTCAAATTTATGAGAAGTATCCAAAGGGCCAGTCCAGTGCCAGGCGTTTCAAGCATCTCAAGCAGATCATTCAGGCTGAAAATATCCAGAGCTACCCTCCTGATGAACCTAATT ATGTTAACATTGAATCACCACCTTCAATGCATCCAAGCAAGAGGATATGTGATATAACAGGATATGAG GCACCATACCACGATCCGAGGACAAAGCTTCGTTATGCAAATGCCGGTGTCTTTAAGGTCATTAGGTCACTTCCCAGTGAGTATGTTCAGAGGTATCTGGCTCTAAGAAATGCTGCAGTTGTTTTGAGGTGA
- the LOC115737473 gene encoding aromatic aminotransferase ISS1, with amino-acid sequence MGSFGKLAKRALETEMPVMVQIQEVIRGRKDAMSLAQGVVYWQPPKDALNKVKELVWEPSISRYGADEGIPELREALVKKLQRENKLYKSSVVVTSGANQAFVDLVLTLCDAGDSVVMFAPYYFNAYMSFQMTGVTDILVGPGDPETLYPDADWLEKTLSETKPVPKLVTVVNPGNPSGTYIPEPLLKRISDLCEQNGAWLVVDNTYEYFMYDGLKHTCIEGNHIVNIFSFSKAYGMMGWRVGYIAYPLEVEGFADQLLKVQDNIPICASIISQHLALYSLEAGPEWVTERVKTLIKNREIVVEALSPLGDGAVKGGEGAIYLWAKLPDKFVKDFDVVRWLAHKHGVVTIPGSACGCPGNLRISFGGLVESDCSAAAERLKKGLEELVRDGMV; translated from the exons ATGGGTTCATTTGGGAAGCTTGCGAAGAGGGCTTTGGAGACTGAGATGCCTGTAATGGTTCAG ATACAAGAGGTGATTCGAGGAAGGAAAGATGCCATGTCTTTGGCTCAG GGAGTGGTCTATTGGCAACCACCCAAGGATGCACTGAACAAGGTAAAAGAACTTGTTTGGGAGCCTTCTATTAGCCGTTATGGTGCTGATGAAGGTATCCCAGAACTCAGAGAGGCATTGGTAAAGAAG TTGCAGCGGGAAAATAAATTATACAAATCTTCAGTGGTGGTAACTTCTGGAGCAAATCAG GCATTTGTGGATCTTGTCCTCACGTTATGTGACGCTGGTGACTCTGTTGTCATGTTTGCGCCATATTACTTTAATGCATACATGTCCTTCCAGATGACAGGGGTCACTGATATACTGGTTGGTCCTGGTGACCCGGAGACTCTTTACCCTGATGCAG ATTGGTTAGAGAAAACTCTATCCGAAACCAAACCTGTCCCAAAGCTTGTTACAGTTGTGAATCCTGGAAATCCATCCGGCACCTACATCCCTGAGCCTCTTCTTAAg AGGATATCAGATCTTTGTGAGCAGAATGGTGCATGGCTTGTTGTCGATAATACATATGA gtATTTTATGTATGATGGTCTTAAGCACACCTGCATTGAAGGAAATCATATTGTcaacatcttttctttttcaaaagccTATGGGATGATGGGATGGCGAGTTGGATAT ATCGCATATCCTTTGGAAGTTGAAGGTTTTGCAGACCAACTCCTCAAAGTTCAGGACAATATCCCCATATGTGCTTCGATCATTTCTCAACATCTAGCCCTATACTCCTTAGAAGCGGGACCTGAGTGGGTCACGGAGCGTGTGAAGACTCTCATCAAGAACAGGGAGATCGTCGTAgaagctctctctcctcttggaGATGGCGCGGTTAAAGGTGGAGAGGGCGCCATTTATTTGTGGGCAAAGCTACCCGACAAGTTTGTCAAGGACTTTGATGTCGTTCGCTGGCTCGCTCATAAGCATGGGGTCGTGACTATTCCCGGGAGTGCGTGCGGGTGTCCCGGGAATCTCAGAATATCTTTCGGAGGGTTGGTGGAGAGTGACTGCAGCGCCGCTGcggagaggttgaagaagggaTTAGAGGAATTGGTGAGAGATGGAATGGTATAA
- the LOC115737474 gene encoding uncharacterized protein LOC115737474 isoform X2 yields the protein MGLLVIFILFFTCICNPTSSQLMSTRHDQEAKCGTVDCGMGTCRETPAVLPGFACDCYSGWSRPQLGGWVVWPSCIVPNCSINYECGGEPPVPPSPPPPLFLPLVNFSLPCLFVLCGDGECVPSGNTYECQCHQGSANLLGLPIFACVQKCNLGADCSNLGLGPPATGPPPSPLKSSASPGTGLAGAPNCSRSYRALSWMMMLLAAMAVSWI from the exons ATGGGGCTCCTCgtcatcttcatcctcttcttcaccTGCATTTGCAACCCCACGTCTTCCCAGTTGATGTCAACCCGACATG ATCAGGAAGCTAAGTGTGGGACGGTGGATTGCGGGATGGGGACGTGCCGGGAGACCCCGGCCGTGCTGCCCGGGTTCGCGTGCGACTGTTACTCCGGGTGGAGCAGGCCCCAGCTGGGCGGCTGGGTCGTCTGGCCCTCCTGCATCGTGCCTAACt GCAGCATAAATTACGAATGCGGCGGCGAACCTCCGGTGCCTCCGTCCCCGCCTCCGCCGTTGTTTCTGCCACTGGTTAATTTCTCCCTCC CTTGCTTGTTCGTGCTGTGTGGAGACGGGGAGTGTGTGCCTAGCGGGAATACTTACGAGTGCCAGTGCCACCAGGGCTCGGCCAATTTGCTGGGCTTGCCCATCTTCGCCTGCGTACAAAAAT GCAATTTGGGAGCAGACTGCAGTAATCTCGGGTTGGGCCCGCCGGCCACGGGGCCCCCGCCGTCGCCTCTGAAATCTTCCGCCTCGCCTGGAACTG GATTGGCGGGCGCACCGAATTGTTCGAGGAGTTATCGGGCGCTGTCATGGATGATGATGCTTCTTGCTGCGATGGCCGTCTCGTGGATTTAG
- the LOC115737586 gene encoding cyclin-A2-3 isoform X1: protein MKKETLGTSTVGAVNGRVTRARGAAIHASEEIIVSESFRQSKQHDQNHASQEKPKRAISDGNGSAAKNAFAKRSKQTALQDVTNVCCNSLHKDCFNVTKIVARNGKKAGNAPVKVSKVIKSVSVEVLKPQSDLSAKTITEMVAKEPSSATVLQTIEQEEDASSWSSSAGCTITNSQLEKDFSGMSSQNQAEKESLQEISTISEKPQVTNIDSDQKDPLLCSLYAPDIYSNLRVTELLRRPCCNFMDTVQKDITQSMRGILVDWLVEVSEEYKLYPDTLYLAVFLIDRFLSQNYIERRRLQLLGITCMLIASKYEEICAPRVEDFCFITDNTYTREEVLKMEGQLLKYFGFCIFAPTAKTFLRRFIRAAQALYTSPSLELEYLADYLAELTLVEYDFLSFLPSLVAASAVFLARWTLDDSRHPWNPTLEFYTSYKASDLKTTVSALQGLQLNAKECPLSAIRIKYRQQKFKSVALLPSTKTHEALF from the exons atgaaaaaggaaactCTAGGGACTAGTACCGTCGGAGCTGTTAATGGTCGAGTGACCCGTGCTCGAGGGGCTGCAATACATGCATCTGAGGAAATAATTGTTTCAGAATCATTTAGGCAGTCTAAACAGCACGATCAGAATCATGCTTCACAGGAGAAGCCAAAGAGAGCAATTTCGGATGGAAACGGCAGTGCTGCTAAAAATGCATTTGCAAAGCGAAGTAAGCAGACAGCCCTTCAAGACGTAACAAATGTTTGCTGCAACAGCTTACATAAAGACTGCTTCAATGTGACGAAAATAGTG GctagaaatgggaaaaaggcGGGGAATGCTCCAGTCAAGGTTTCCAAAGTGATTAAATCAGTTTCAGTGGAAGTCTTGAAGCCTCAGTCAGATTTAAGCGCAAAGACTATAACTGAAATGGTGGCCAAGGAACCGAGTTCAGCAACAGTTCTGCAGACAATCGAGCAGGAAGAAGATGCATCTTCATGGTCAAGCAGTGCTGGATGCACCATAACCAATTCTCAGCTTGAAAAAGATTTTTCTGgaatgtcttcacaaaatcaaG CAGAGAAAGAAAGCCTTCAAGAGATATCAACGATCTCAGAGAAACCACAAGTTACCAATATTGATTCTGATCAAAAGGATCCTCTGTTATGCAGCCTTTATGCCCCGGACATTTACAGCAATCTACGTGTTACAGAG ctTCTCAGGAGACCTTGTTGTAATTTTATGGACACTGTCCAGAAAGATATCACTCAGAGCATGAGGGGGATCTTGGTTGACTGGCTTGTGGAG GTATCTGAGGAATATAAGTTGTACCCAGATACTCTATATCTCGCCGTGTTTCTGATTGACCGCTTTCTATCTCAAAATTACATTGAAAGACGGAGACTTCAGCTACTTGGCATCACTTGCATGCTAATCGCGTC GAAGTATGAAGAAATTTGTGCTCCGCGAGTCGAAGATTTTTGCTTTATCACAGACAATACTTACACCAGAGAAGAG GTATTGAAAATGGAGGGCCAACTACTGAAGTATTTTGGCTTCTGCATTTTTGCGCCCACTGCGAAAACTTTCCTTAG GAGATTCATTCGAGCAGCGCAGGCATTGTATACG AGCCCTAGTCTGGAATTGGAGTACTTGGCTGATTACCTTGCAGAGCTGACATTGGTTGAGTACGACTTCCTgagttttcttccttctctagTTGCTGCATCAGCTGTATTTCTTGCTAGATGGACACTGGATGACTCACGCCACCCTTGG AATCCGACGTTGGAATTCTATACATCTTATAAGGCCTCTGACCTGAAGACGACGGTATCTGCATTGCAAGGCCTGCAATTGAATGCAAAAGAATGTCCACTAAGTGCTATTCGTATCAAGTATCGGCAGCAGAAG TTCAAATCAGTGGCGCTTCTGCCTTCCACCAAAACCCATGAAGCGCTCTTCTGA
- the LOC115737474 gene encoding uncharacterized protein LOC115737474 isoform X1 codes for MGLLVIFILFFTCICNPTSSQLMSTRHDQEAKCGTVDCGMGTCRETPAVLPGFACDCYSGWSRPQLGGWVVWPSCIVPNCSINYECGGEPPVPPSPPPPLFLPLVNFSLPCLFVLCGDGECVPSGNTYECQCHQGSANLLGLPIFACVQKCNLGADCSNLGLGPPATGPPPSPLKSSASPGTGNSSPPSPSAHPRNGLAGAPNCSRSYRALSWMMMLLAAMAVSWI; via the exons ATGGGGCTCCTCgtcatcttcatcctcttcttcaccTGCATTTGCAACCCCACGTCTTCCCAGTTGATGTCAACCCGACATG ATCAGGAAGCTAAGTGTGGGACGGTGGATTGCGGGATGGGGACGTGCCGGGAGACCCCGGCCGTGCTGCCCGGGTTCGCGTGCGACTGTTACTCCGGGTGGAGCAGGCCCCAGCTGGGCGGCTGGGTCGTCTGGCCCTCCTGCATCGTGCCTAACt GCAGCATAAATTACGAATGCGGCGGCGAACCTCCGGTGCCTCCGTCCCCGCCTCCGCCGTTGTTTCTGCCACTGGTTAATTTCTCCCTCC CTTGCTTGTTCGTGCTGTGTGGAGACGGGGAGTGTGTGCCTAGCGGGAATACTTACGAGTGCCAGTGCCACCAGGGCTCGGCCAATTTGCTGGGCTTGCCCATCTTCGCCTGCGTACAAAAAT GCAATTTGGGAGCAGACTGCAGTAATCTCGGGTTGGGCCCGCCGGCCACGGGGCCCCCGCCGTCGCCTCTGAAATCTTCCGCCTCGCCTGGAACTGGTAATTCATCCCCGCCATCTCCTTCAGCCCATCCGCGAAATG GATTGGCGGGCGCACCGAATTGTTCGAGGAGTTATCGGGCGCTGTCATGGATGATGATGCTTCTTGCTGCGATGGCCGTCTCGTGGATTTAG